One Sphingomonas endolithica DNA segment encodes these proteins:
- a CDS encoding DUF1674 domain-containing protein — protein sequence MGTRPPHLKPPAYLSKNVPVPAPDPKPETDAPKQADPLGLNPTRYGDWERKGIAIDF from the coding sequence ATGGGCACCCGCCCGCCACATTTGAAGCCGCCGGCCTATCTGTCGAAGAACGTGCCCGTGCCGGCGCCCGATCCCAAGCCCGAGACCGACGCTCCTAAGCAGGCCGATCCTTTAGGGCTCAACCCGACGCGCTATGGCGACTGGGAGCGGAAGGGCATCGCGATCGATTTCTGA
- the polA gene encoding DNA polymerase I translates to MPHLYLVDGSGYIFRAYHRLPPLTNKHGEPVGAVYGYTTMLWKLVDELHAADGPTHMAVILDKSSQTFRNELYDQYKAHRPPPPEDLVPQFPMIRDATRAFSLPCIETEGLEADDIIACYSKAALAQGWSVTIVSSDKDLMQLIEPGLDLYDTMNNRRLGPEHVAEKFHGIEPKQLGDVLALMGDSVDNVPGVPGVGPKTAAKLILEHGDLTAVLAAAPTMKPGKLRDNLIEHADMARLSRELVELRCDVALPEPLDELELKGIPDAPLRAFLEHHGFRTLLNKLSAVADAPVAEPAPGLPGVAEEEDLPCDHDGYETVVDEEALDRWIAAARHQGWVAIDTETTGVDATRAQLVGISLALAPNKACYIPLAHGGTDMFAEVPVQLDRAVALEKLKGLFEDPSVLKIGHNLKYDMIVLAGCGLDVFPFDDTIVMSFDLDAGLHGHGMDELAATHLSHSCIAFKDVVGVGKTQRSFAEVDLKAATRYAAEDADVTLRLWRRFKPRLPAESATRVYEMVDRPLIPVIAQMERHGIKVDAAKLSQLSTEFAHQMGALEVEIHAAAGGAFTIGSPKQLGDVLFERMGIKGGRKGKSGVYSTDVTELERIAADKDSPGKDIARQVLDWRQLSKLKSTYTDALQAQINPATGRVHTSYSLTGAQTGRLSSTDPNLQNIPIRTEIGRQIRDAFVADQGNVLLAADYSQIELRLAAHMADVPALKQAFANGDDIHSLTAQELFGEVNRDTRGRAKTINFAILYGISRWGLAGRLDVTADEAQAMIDRYFERFPGIRNYIAATTETVRDTGFTTTLFGRKTHFPRIKSKVQHERQGAERAAINAPIQGTSADIIKRAMVRMGPALLEAGLPNVRMLLQVHDELVFELPEGDVEAARPVIERVMANAAAPAVVLDVPLGIEIGTGLSWGAAH, encoded by the coding sequence ATGCCTCATCTCTATCTCGTCGACGGCTCGGGCTATATCTTCCGCGCCTATCACCGCCTGCCGCCGCTCACCAACAAGCATGGCGAGCCGGTCGGCGCGGTCTATGGCTATACGACGATGCTGTGGAAGCTGGTCGACGAGCTGCACGCCGCGGATGGCCCGACGCACATGGCGGTGATTCTCGACAAATCGAGCCAGACGTTCCGCAACGAGCTCTACGACCAATATAAGGCGCACCGCCCGCCGCCACCCGAAGATCTCGTTCCGCAATTCCCGATGATTCGCGATGCGACGCGAGCCTTCTCGCTGCCGTGCATCGAGACCGAAGGGCTGGAGGCGGACGACATCATCGCCTGTTATTCCAAGGCCGCGCTGGCGCAGGGCTGGTCGGTGACGATCGTGTCCAGCGACAAGGATCTGATGCAGCTGATCGAGCCGGGGCTCGATTTGTACGACACGATGAACAACCGGCGCCTGGGGCCGGAACATGTCGCGGAAAAATTCCACGGCATCGAACCCAAGCAACTGGGCGACGTGCTCGCCTTGATGGGCGACAGCGTCGACAACGTGCCGGGCGTGCCGGGCGTCGGGCCGAAGACCGCGGCCAAATTGATCCTGGAGCATGGCGACCTGACCGCCGTGCTGGCTGCTGCGCCGACGATGAAGCCGGGCAAATTGCGAGACAATCTGATCGAGCATGCCGACATGGCGCGGCTCAGCCGCGAGCTGGTCGAGTTGCGCTGCGACGTGGCCTTGCCGGAGCCGCTCGACGAGTTGGAGCTGAAGGGCATCCCGGATGCGCCGCTGCGGGCGTTTCTGGAGCATCACGGTTTCCGCACCCTGCTCAACAAATTGTCGGCGGTGGCCGACGCGCCGGTCGCCGAGCCGGCGCCCGGTTTGCCTGGCGTGGCGGAAGAGGAAGATCTGCCGTGCGATCATGATGGCTATGAGACGGTGGTCGATGAAGAAGCGCTCGACCGTTGGATCGCGGCCGCGCGGCACCAGGGCTGGGTGGCGATCGACACCGAGACGACCGGCGTCGATGCGACGCGAGCGCAACTGGTGGGGATCAGCCTGGCGCTCGCACCCAACAAGGCGTGTTACATCCCGCTGGCGCATGGCGGCACCGACATGTTCGCCGAAGTGCCGGTGCAGCTCGACCGCGCGGTGGCGCTGGAGAAATTGAAGGGCCTGTTCGAGGATCCCTCGGTGCTCAAGATCGGGCATAACCTGAAATACGACATGATCGTGCTCGCTGGGTGCGGGCTCGATGTCTTCCCGTTCGACGACACGATCGTGATGAGCTTCGATCTCGATGCCGGACTGCACGGCCACGGCATGGACGAGCTCGCCGCCACGCACCTGTCGCACAGCTGCATCGCGTTCAAGGACGTGGTCGGCGTGGGCAAGACGCAGCGCAGCTTCGCCGAGGTCGATCTTAAGGCCGCGACGCGTTACGCCGCGGAGGATGCCGATGTGACGCTGCGCCTGTGGCGGCGCTTCAAGCCGCGGCTGCCGGCGGAAAGCGCGACGCGCGTTTACGAGATGGTCGATCGCCCGCTGATCCCGGTGATCGCGCAGATGGAGCGGCACGGCATCAAGGTCGACGCCGCCAAATTGTCGCAACTCTCGACCGAATTCGCCCACCAGATGGGCGCGCTGGAGGTCGAGATCCACGCCGCGGCGGGTGGCGCCTTCACCATCGGATCGCCCAAGCAGCTCGGCGACGTGCTGTTCGAGCGGATGGGCATCAAGGGCGGGCGCAAGGGCAAGTCGGGCGTCTATTCGACCGACGTCACCGAGCTCGAGCGTATCGCTGCGGACAAGGATTCGCCGGGCAAGGACATTGCGCGGCAAGTGCTCGACTGGCGCCAGCTGTCGAAGCTGAAAAGCACCTATACCGATGCGTTGCAGGCGCAGATCAATCCGGCGACGGGGCGCGTGCACACCAGCTATTCGCTGACCGGCGCGCAGACCGGTCGCCTGTCCTCGACCGATCCCAATCTGCAGAACATCCCGATCCGCACCGAGATCGGCCGCCAGATCCGCGATGCGTTCGTCGCGGACCAAGGCAATGTGCTGCTCGCCGCCGATTACAGCCAGATCGAATTGCGGCTCGCAGCGCACATGGCCGACGTGCCCGCGCTGAAGCAGGCGTTCGCCAATGGCGACGACATCCACAGCCTCACCGCGCAGGAACTGTTCGGCGAGGTCAACCGCGACACACGCGGCCGCGCCAAGACGATCAACTTCGCGATCCTCTATGGCATCAGCCGTTGGGGTCTGGCCGGGCGGCTCGACGTGACGGCGGACGAAGCGCAGGCGATGATCGACCGCTATTTCGAACGCTTCCCGGGCATCCGCAACTATATCGCCGCGACCACCGAGACGGTGCGCGACACCGGCTTTACCACCACGTTGTTCGGGCGGAAGACGCACTTTCCGCGGATCAAGTCGAAGGTGCAGCACGAGCGGCAGGGCGCCGAGCGCGCGGCGATCAACGCGCCGATCCAGGGGACCAGCGCCGATATCATCAAGCGCGCGATGGTGCGGATGGGGCCGGCGCTGCTCGAAGCGGGGCTGCCCAATGTGCGCATGCTGCTGCAGGTGCACGACGAACTGGTGTTCGAACTGCCCGAGGGCGACGTCGAAGCGGCCAGGCCGGTGATCGAGCGCGTCATGGCCAACGCCGCAGCGCCGGCCGTGGTGCTGGATGTACCGTTGGGGATCGAGATCGGCACGGGACTTAGTTGGGGCGCGGCGCATTGA
- a CDS encoding glutathione S-transferase family protein, translating into MTITITAFESSPDRGQGLARDMPVRWALEEVGQRYHMRLLSFAAMKHDAHLARHPFGQIPTYEEGDLVLFESGAIVFHIAEHYPGLLPDEPYARARAIGWMFAALNTVEQPIVERDTATLVERDQPWFDARLSILDHRVRTRIGQLAARLGDADWLDGVFSAGDLLMIAVLRRLSGSGLLNDYPTLTAYISRGESRPAYQRAFADQLAVFTRGDSPTARP; encoded by the coding sequence ATGACGATCACCATCACGGCCTTCGAAAGCTCCCCCGATCGCGGCCAAGGCCTCGCGCGTGACATGCCCGTTCGCTGGGCGTTGGAAGAAGTGGGCCAGCGCTACCACATGCGCCTGCTGTCGTTCGCCGCGATGAAGCACGACGCGCACCTCGCGCGGCACCCATTTGGTCAGATCCCAACCTATGAGGAAGGCGATCTCGTCCTGTTCGAATCCGGCGCGATCGTGTTCCACATCGCCGAGCATTATCCGGGATTGCTGCCCGACGAACCGTATGCCCGCGCCCGCGCCATCGGCTGGATGTTCGCCGCATTGAACACGGTCGAGCAGCCGATCGTCGAACGTGACACGGCCACACTCGTCGAGCGCGACCAGCCTTGGTTCGACGCGCGCCTGTCCATCCTGGACCACCGCGTACGCACCCGAATAGGCCAACTAGCCGCGCGGCTCGGCGATGCCGACTGGCTCGACGGCGTGTTCAGTGCCGGTGACCTGCTGATGATCGCGGTGTTGCGCCGGCTGAGCGGATCGGGATTGCTGAACGACTATCCGACGCTCACCGCTTATATCTCCCGCGGCGAGTCGCGCCCCGCCTACCAGCGTGCCTTCGCCGATCAACTGGCGGTGTTTACGCGCGGCGACTCGCCGACCGCACGACCGTGA
- a CDS encoding RsmB/NOP family class I SAM-dependent RNA methyltransferase: MVSEHHSSGDAPGVPARRAALRLLDAVLRQGLPLEAVLDRATAGIDRADDRALARAIAAEVLRRLPDLDALIDSATARPLPDDAKARAALRIALVQTLALGTPAHAAISTVLPLVDGGPRKLVHGVFGTLSRRGDALPDVPTLPDPVAIRWHAAWGDDMIEAAEHAIAAPPPLDLTLADPARTDDWAEQLGGVSLMPGHVRLPGGHVPEMPGFDEGAWWVQDIAASLPARLIGSGTGTAIDVCAAPGGKTMQLAAAGWQVTALDNSPTRLERLTDNLARTRLAADIVTADALLWKPAELADAVLIDAPCSATGIFRRHPDVLHRVRPSLIAEMATLQERILARAATWVKPGGTLVYATCSLEPQEGEQQLKRFLAVNDRFAVDPVRAEELPEGMVPDEAGYLRTLPGMLADHGGMDGFFMVRLKHIG; the protein is encoded by the coding sequence ATGGTTTCAGAGCATCATTCCTCCGGCGACGCCCCCGGCGTCCCTGCCCGTCGCGCCGCGTTGCGCTTGCTCGATGCGGTGTTGCGCCAGGGCCTGCCGCTCGAAGCGGTGCTCGACCGGGCCACCGCGGGCATCGACCGCGCCGACGATCGCGCGCTCGCCCGTGCCATCGCCGCCGAGGTGCTGCGCCGGCTGCCCGATCTCGACGCGCTGATCGATTCGGCGACGGCGCGGCCTTTGCCGGACGATGCCAAGGCGCGCGCCGCGCTGCGCATCGCGCTCGTCCAGACGCTGGCGCTCGGCACGCCCGCGCATGCGGCGATCTCCACCGTGCTGCCGTTGGTCGATGGCGGGCCGCGCAAGCTGGTCCACGGCGTGTTCGGCACACTGTCGCGTCGCGGCGATGCCTTGCCCGACGTGCCGACGCTGCCCGATCCGGTGGCGATCCGCTGGCATGCGGCCTGGGGCGACGACATGATCGAGGCGGCCGAGCACGCCATCGCCGCTCCCCCGCCGCTCGATCTGACGCTGGCCGACCCCGCGCGCACCGACGATTGGGCCGAACAGCTCGGCGGCGTCTCGCTGATGCCGGGCCATGTCCGCCTGCCCGGCGGCCATGTGCCGGAGATGCCGGGCTTCGACGAGGGAGCCTGGTGGGTGCAGGATATCGCCGCGTCCTTGCCCGCACGCCTGATCGGTAGTGGTACCGGAACGGCGATCGACGTTTGTGCGGCGCCGGGCGGCAAGACGATGCAGCTCGCCGCCGCCGGCTGGCAGGTCACCGCGCTCGACAATTCGCCGACCCGGCTGGAGCGCCTCACCGACAATCTCGCGCGAACCCGCCTCGCCGCCGACATCGTCACGGCCGACGCCCTGTTGTGGAAGCCGGCCGAGCTGGCCGACGCAGTGCTGATCGACGCGCCGTGCAGCGCCACCGGCATCTTCCGCCGCCACCCCGATGTGCTTCACCGCGTCCGCCCGTCGCTGATCGCGGAGATGGCGACGCTGCAGGAACGGATCCTCGCGCGCGCCGCGACCTGGGTTAAGCCCGGCGGGACGTTGGTCTACGCCACCTGCTCGCTGGAACCGCAGGAAGGCGAACAACAGCTCAAGCGCTTCCTTGCCGTCAACGATCGTTTCGCAGTCGATCCGGTCCGGGCGGAGGAACTGCCTGAAGGCATGGTGCCCGACGAAGCAGGCTATCTCCGCACCCTTCCGGGCATGCTCGCCGACCATGGCGGCATGGACGGCTTCTTCATGGTGCGCCTGAAACATATCGGCTGA
- the rpe gene encoding ribulose-phosphate 3-epimerase: protein MPHSVRIAPSILSADFARLGEEVRAVDAAGADWIHVDVMDGHFVPNITIGPAVVKAIRPHTAKPLDVHLMIAPVDAFLEAFAEAGADTISVHVEAGPHTHRTVQRIRGLGKRAGVVLTPQTPAKALDYLLEEIDLVLVMSVNPGFGGQSFIESQLRKVEAVRKMIDKAGLHVDLEVDGGIDHRTAPLAIAAGADALVAGTATFRGGPDAYAANIAGLRAGLGGG, encoded by the coding sequence ATGCCACATTCCGTCCGCATCGCTCCCTCGATCCTGTCCGCCGACTTCGCGCGATTGGGCGAGGAAGTCCGCGCGGTTGACGCAGCCGGCGCCGACTGGATCCATGTCGATGTCATGGACGGCCATTTCGTGCCCAACATCACGATCGGCCCGGCCGTCGTGAAGGCGATTCGCCCGCACACCGCCAAGCCGCTCGACGTCCACCTGATGATCGCGCCGGTCGATGCCTTCCTTGAGGCCTTTGCCGAGGCTGGCGCCGACACGATCAGCGTCCATGTCGAGGCCGGCCCGCACACGCATCGCACCGTCCAGCGCATAAGGGGCCTGGGCAAGCGCGCGGGCGTGGTCCTGACGCCGCAGACGCCGGCCAAGGCGCTCGATTATCTGCTCGAGGAGATCGATCTCGTGCTGGTGATGAGCGTCAATCCGGGCTTTGGCGGGCAGAGCTTCATCGAGAGCCAGCTGCGCAAGGTCGAGGCGGTACGCAAGATGATCGACAAGGCCGGGCTGCACGTCGATCTCGAGGTCGATGGCGGGATCGATCACCGCACCGCGCCGCTGGCGATCGCCGCGGGCGCGGATGCGCTGGTCGCCGGTACCGCCACCTTCCGCGGCGGGCCGGATGCCTATGCCGCCAACATTGCGGGGCTTCGGGCCGGGCTGGGCGGCGGGTGA
- a CDS encoding lipopolysaccharide biosynthesis protein, whose translation MRLVARLPFLFIAGRIYGPEMVGRFALAVVVVELAALVATLGLKRGLAQALSKGDRPAVCVVWDAMAVALIASLIASAVLVALPEIMYPNSEIRGMDRWLALIVFATAWSDISLAALAYRRNVKATVTARAVVEPWTISIAAWAFSFYSLRDGLVLSYIASMAAALVASLIPFLRSYGLPYGWRPRPSILIDLAGRNVPLAGADAIEWATRNVDRFILGVMFEPKIVGIYYMAQQVASIPQKLKTSFDPILGPVVTAALARNDKEAVAHQVRQVSFWIMAAQTGLALMGSIPGEAVMGVVGPQFVAGTAALGFLLTAEAAASTGAVSEGALVYIARFGNLLISAAMLCFQIGLSFGLIFAIRSGGWPVNYQAAGPAIALLLSVGLTSVIKSNFLSHLLKARVAGWRWPMLWGALAAIAVGSIFTLLPKRLEWLEVLLGIPAIAGAYLFVIFKWALTTEDRALFKSMPKEGAVPATA comes from the coding sequence ATGCGTCTAGTCGCGCGGCTGCCGTTCCTGTTCATTGCCGGGCGCATCTACGGCCCGGAGATGGTCGGGCGCTTTGCGCTGGCCGTGGTGGTGGTCGAACTGGCGGCGCTGGTGGCGACGCTCGGGCTCAAGCGCGGGCTGGCACAAGCCTTGTCGAAGGGCGATCGCCCGGCGGTGTGCGTGGTGTGGGACGCGATGGCCGTGGCGCTGATCGCGTCGCTGATCGCCAGCGCGGTGCTCGTCGCGCTGCCCGAGATCATGTACCCCAACAGCGAAATCCGCGGCATGGATCGCTGGCTGGCGCTGATCGTGTTCGCCACTGCCTGGTCGGACATCAGCCTGGCGGCGCTGGCCTATCGCCGCAACGTCAAGGCGACGGTCACGGCGCGGGCAGTGGTGGAGCCATGGACGATTTCGATCGCGGCCTGGGCTTTCTCCTTCTACTCGCTGCGCGACGGGCTGGTGCTGTCGTACATCGCCTCGATGGCGGCCGCTTTGGTCGCGTCGCTGATCCCGTTCCTGCGCAGCTATGGCCTGCCTTATGGCTGGCGACCACGGCCGAGCATCCTGATCGATCTTGCCGGGCGCAACGTGCCGCTGGCCGGTGCGGACGCGATCGAATGGGCGACGCGCAACGTCGATCGCTTCATTTTGGGCGTCATGTTCGAGCCGAAGATCGTCGGCATCTACTACATGGCGCAGCAGGTCGCCTCGATCCCGCAGAAGCTGAAGACGAGCTTTGACCCGATTCTCGGCCCGGTCGTCACGGCGGCACTGGCGCGGAACGACAAGGAAGCAGTCGCGCATCAGGTGCGCCAGGTGAGCTTCTGGATCATGGCGGCGCAAACGGGCCTCGCGCTGATGGGATCGATCCCGGGCGAAGCGGTGATGGGCGTAGTCGGGCCGCAATTCGTCGCCGGCACGGCCGCCCTGGGCTTCCTGCTCACCGCCGAGGCGGCGGCATCGACCGGCGCGGTATCGGAAGGCGCGCTGGTATATATTGCGCGGTTCGGCAATCTGCTGATCTCGGCCGCGATGCTGTGCTTCCAGATCGGGCTGAGCTTCGGGCTGATCTTTGCGATCCGCAGCGGCGGCTGGCCGGTCAATTACCAGGCGGCAGGGCCGGCGATCGCGCTGCTGCTGTCGGTCGGGCTGACCTCGGTGATCAAGTCGAACTTCCTGTCGCATTTGCTGAAGGCACGCGTCGCGGGATGGCGCTGGCCGATGCTGTGGGGCGCACTGGCGGCGATCGCAGTCGGGTCCATCTTCACGCTGTTGCCCAAGCGGCTCGAATGGCTGGAGGTGCTGCTAGGCATTCCGGCGATTGCCGGGGCCTATCTGTTCGTGATCTTCAAATGGGCGCTGACCACCGAGGACCGGGCGCTGTTCAAGTCGATGCCGAAGGAAGGCGCTGTTCCGGCGACCGCCTAG
- a CDS encoding heparinase II/III family protein: MTDERQGDGIDEGKRLIRVGGDAGLSLAERLSERFHRLTWRTPIHGLKLKGRYPLKLIAVPDDPIMGDVKRGHALLAGEMTFRGETRAFDGLFDRKATMSRRFADHLHSFAWLRDLSTVATRAQAAPIAEALMRGWLREHADTVSEPAWRADLWGRRILFWTAHAPLLLSSTDLVYRSRVLNTLARGARHIDRSAEKMPPGAPRIAAMCGVAVGGLLIAGGDARRSGMEAALARTLAVSVFDDGGGVARSPAALLDVIMLLTMLRETYESRRLQAPASVQDALARMVPALLGVCLGDKALSSWQGGGPVPAAMLAQVIEATGVRARPLRQARDWGYQRLAAGGTVVVMDAAPPPVARLVEGGCASTLAFELSDGPARLVVNCGGARFAVAQLPAALAEGLRTTAAHSTLTVGDSNSTAIHADGTLGRGVAEVELARQETETSSRIEASHDGYVRRYGFLHRRQLTLTSDGRELRGEDMLLPSGKRSKAGTAFAVRFHLGAGVQVSPTADGMAALLRLPGGALWQFRCRGGALAVEDSLWIDPDGRPQSTHQLVVTGETPAGGSSISWVLKTAN, from the coding sequence GTGACCGACGAGCGCCAGGGCGACGGGATCGACGAGGGAAAACGGCTGATCCGCGTCGGCGGCGATGCTGGCCTGTCGCTTGCAGAACGCCTTAGCGAGCGCTTCCATCGTCTTACCTGGCGCACGCCGATCCATGGCCTGAAGCTGAAGGGCCGCTACCCGCTCAAGCTGATCGCCGTGCCCGACGATCCGATCATGGGCGACGTCAAGCGCGGCCATGCCCTGCTCGCCGGCGAGATGACGTTCCGCGGTGAGACGCGCGCCTTCGACGGCTTGTTCGATCGCAAGGCGACGATGTCGCGCCGTTTTGCCGATCATCTGCACAGCTTCGCCTGGCTGCGCGATCTCTCGACCGTGGCGACCCGCGCGCAAGCGGCGCCGATCGCCGAGGCATTGATGCGCGGCTGGCTGCGCGAGCACGCCGACACCGTCTCCGAACCGGCTTGGCGGGCCGATCTGTGGGGCAGGCGGATCCTGTTCTGGACCGCGCATGCCCCGCTGCTGCTGTCCTCGACCGATCTCGTCTATCGCAGCCGCGTGCTCAACACCTTGGCGCGCGGCGCCCGGCATATCGATCGCAGCGCGGAAAAGATGCCGCCGGGTGCGCCGCGCATTGCCGCGATGTGCGGTGTCGCCGTCGGCGGGTTGCTCATCGCTGGCGGCGATGCGCGTCGGTCCGGCATGGAAGCCGCACTTGCCCGGACGCTGGCCGTGTCGGTGTTCGACGATGGCGGTGGCGTTGCGCGCTCGCCGGCCGCCCTGCTCGACGTGATCATGCTGCTGACCATGTTGCGCGAGACCTATGAGTCGCGCCGGCTGCAGGCGCCGGCGTCCGTGCAGGATGCGCTCGCCCGGATGGTGCCGGCATTGCTCGGCGTGTGCCTGGGCGACAAGGCGCTGTCGAGCTGGCAGGGCGGCGGCCCGGTGCCCGCGGCAATGCTCGCGCAAGTCATCGAGGCGACGGGCGTCCGCGCCCGGCCGCTGCGGCAGGCGCGCGACTGGGGCTATCAGCGTCTTGCCGCGGGCGGAACGGTGGTGGTGATGGACGCCGCCCCGCCGCCGGTCGCACGGCTGGTCGAAGGCGGATGCGCATCGACACTGGCGTTCGAACTATCGGACGGACCAGCGCGGCTGGTGGTCAATTGCGGCGGCGCGCGCTTTGCCGTGGCGCAACTGCCTGCGGCGCTGGCCGAAGGACTGCGCACCACCGCGGCGCATTCGACGCTTACCGTGGGGGACAGCAATTCGACCGCGATCCATGCCGATGGTACGCTCGGCCGCGGTGTCGCCGAGGTCGAGCTGGCACGCCAGGAAACCGAGACATCGAGCCGCATCGAGGCGAGCCATGACGGCTATGTGCGGCGCTACGGCTTTCTCCACCGCCGGCAACTGACGCTGACCAGCGACGGGCGCGAACTGCGCGGCGAGGATATGCTGCTGCCATCGGGCAAGCGGAGCAAGGCCGGCACCGCTTTCGCTGTGCGCTTCCATCTGGGCGCCGGCGTCCAGGTCTCGCCAACCGCCGACGGCATGGCGGCGCTGCTGCGGCTGCCGGGCGGGGCCTTGTGGCAGTTCCGCTGCCGCGGTGGCGCGCTCGCCGTCGAGGATAGCCTCTGGATCGACCCCGATGGCCGCCCGCAATCGACCCATCAGCTCGTCGTCACGGGCGAAACGCCGGCCGGCGGCTCCAGCATCAGCTGGGTGTTGAAAACTGCCAATTAA
- the purH gene encoding bifunctional phosphoribosylaminoimidazolecarboxamide formyltransferase/IMP cyclohydrolase: MTAITIRRALLSVSDKTGIVELATGLAGQGVELVSTGGTAKALRDAGLEVRDISDLTGFPEMMDGRVKTLHPVVHGGLLAVRDNPEHVAAMDAHGIGAIDLVVVNLYPFAATVAKGAERDEIIENIDIGGPSMIRSAAKNHASVAILTDPQDYALVAGGSTTLDDRKRLAAKAYTATATYDSMIAGWFAQDDQGEAFPATLPIVLKRGESLRYGENPHQQAAFYTTAGATTRGIGQASQVQGKELSYNNLNDADAALELIAEFRDKDPSVVIVKHANPCGVATADTLAAAYEAAFACDTVSAFGGIIALNRPLDAQTARAITGIFTEVVIAPDADDEALEIFAAKKNLRLLLTGDLPDAARPGLQAKSITGGWLLQTRDNGMLTDADLKVVTRRQPTAEELADCRFAWTVAKHVKSNAIVYAKGGSTAGIGAGQMNRLESARIAAWKAKDAADKAGWATPRTIGSAVASDAFFPFADGLLAAVEAGATAVIQPGGSIRDADVIAAADEAGLAMVFTGMRHFRH, encoded by the coding sequence ATGACCGCTATCACCATCCGCCGCGCCTTGCTGTCGGTGTCCGACAAGACCGGTATCGTCGAGCTTGCCACGGGCCTGGCCGGACAGGGCGTCGAACTGGTTTCGACCGGCGGCACGGCCAAAGCGCTCCGCGATGCCGGCCTAGAGGTGCGTGATATCAGTGACCTGACCGGCTTCCCGGAGATGATGGACGGCCGCGTGAAGACGCTGCACCCGGTGGTGCATGGCGGGCTGCTCGCCGTGCGCGACAATCCCGAACATGTCGCGGCGATGGACGCGCACGGCATCGGCGCGATTGACCTCGTCGTGGTCAATCTGTATCCGTTCGCCGCCACCGTTGCCAAAGGCGCTGAGCGCGACGAGATCATCGAGAATATCGATATCGGCGGCCCGTCGATGATCCGTTCGGCGGCGAAGAACCATGCCAGCGTCGCGATCCTCACCGACCCCCAGGATTATGCCTTGGTCGCCGGCGGCAGCACGACGCTCGACGATCGCAAGAGGCTTGCCGCCAAGGCCTATACCGCCACCGCAACCTATGATTCGATGATCGCCGGATGGTTCGCGCAGGACGATCAGGGCGAGGCCTTCCCTGCTACGCTGCCGATCGTGCTCAAGCGCGGCGAGAGCCTGCGTTATGGCGAGAACCCGCACCAGCAGGCGGCCTTCTACACCACCGCCGGCGCGACGACGCGCGGCATCGGCCAGGCGAGCCAGGTGCAGGGCAAGGAGCTGAGCTACAACAATCTCAACGATGCCGATGCCGCGCTGGAGCTGATCGCCGAATTCCGCGACAAGGATCCAAGCGTGGTCATCGTCAAGCATGCCAACCCTTGCGGGGTGGCAACCGCCGACACACTGGCGGCTGCGTATGAAGCCGCCTTTGCCTGCGACACCGTCTCCGCATTCGGCGGGATCATCGCACTGAACCGCCCGCTCGATGCGCAGACCGCGCGCGCGATCACCGGCATCTTCACCGAAGTCGTCATCGCGCCGGATGCCGATGACGAGGCGCTGGAGATCTTCGCCGCCAAGAAGAACCTGCGCCTGCTGCTGACCGGCGACCTGCCCGATGCCGCGCGACCGGGGCTGCAGGCCAAGTCGATCACCGGCGGCTGGCTGCTGCAGACGCGCGACAATGGCATGTTGACCGACGCCGACCTCAAGGTGGTGACCAGGCGCCAGCCAACTGCGGAAGAACTGGCGGATTGCCGCTTCGCCTGGACGGTGGCCAAACACGTCAAGTCCAACGCGATCGTCTATGCTAAGGGCGGCAGCACCGCGGGCATCGGCGCGGGCCAGATGAACCGGCTCGAATCCGCCCGCATCGCCGCGTGGAAGGCCAAGGACGCCGCCGACAAGGCCGGCTGGGCAACCCCGCGCACGATCGGCTCGGCAGTGGCGTCGGACGCCTTCTTCCCGTTCGCCGACGGTCTGCTCGCCGCGGTCGAGGCGGGTGCCACGGCAGTGATCCAGCCAGGCGGCTCGATCCGCGACGCCGACGTCATCGCCGCGGCGGACGAGGCAGGCCTTGCCATGGTCTTCACCGGCATGCGCCACTTCCGTCACTGA